From one Cucurbita pepo subsp. pepo cultivar mu-cu-16 chromosome LG17, ASM280686v2, whole genome shotgun sequence genomic stretch:
- the LOC111779257 gene encoding putative invertase inhibitor: MAISPFSLFILSIFFFSNSLITQSFSNTDTPLIHKTCNKIVRQDPNVSFDFCLTSLQFATNHSYYIDLRRLGLLSMGLVCSNVTNTYHFIIELIKNKKLDPSLNLCLVDCLELYSDAISTVKLAMKNYRLRRYNDANIAISAVMDAAETCENGFKEKKVNSPLKKRDEDVFELGAIVLAIMSMLH; this comes from the coding sequence ATGGCCATAtctcctttctctcttttcatcctctccatctttttcttctccaattctCTCATCACACAATCCTTCTCCAACACCGACACGCCTCTAATCCACAAAACTTGCAACAAAATCGTACGCCAAGATCCGAACGTCTCCTTTGACTTTTGCTTAACATCTCTACAATTTGCCACAAACCATAGCTATTATATTGATCTTCGTCGTCTCGGTCTCCTCTCCATGGGCTTGGTTTGTAGCAATGTAACCAACACGTACCACTTCATCATAGagttaataaaaaacaagaagcTTGATCCGTCTCTTAACTTATGTTTAGTTGATTGCTTGGAGCTTTATTCTGATGCGATCTCGACAGTGAAATTAGCCATGAAGAATTACAGGCTGAGGCGATATAACGATGCTAACATCGCGATCAGTGCAGTAATGGATGCGGCGGAGACGTGTGAGAATGGGTTCAAGGAGAAGAAAGTAAATTCACCATTGAAGAAGAGAGATGAAGATGTTTTTGAATTGGGAGCCATTGTTCTTGCTATTATGAGTATGCTTCATTGA
- the LOC111778728 gene encoding uncharacterized protein LOC111778728: protein MRCKKHLSDATSAVGVCSTCLRERLLSLMAAQARADAHQRQLSRLRAFSLAEDVPRKSDTLLPPPLPPPLVFPRSVSPYVSRRKVEDSSWSFASPLDDRHRRFHHRFYSTPQVGPTYYGGGISTSAFVTTGSVSRKQRSRFSFWSSLFRSRSEKLDTVPRDSSCEPASSSSSSWISSIFSGRKRKKQSKFCTIEEAIDQRKKPPQSRFFSRGMSPAAGASEADGDYDDRRDGSQLASGYSSESSKWKPSPIASHGSTARRGRQGLSRNVSSLAFCLSPLVRASPNHLHWNQKGLPPELAYSGEVRVQAKPHLSEAASFSANRSRKLADFGRVNINR from the coding sequence ATGAGGTGCAAGAAGCATCTCTCCGACGCCACGAGCGCCGTTGGAGTCTGCAGCACGTGTCTCCGTGAGCGGTTACTTTCTCTCATGGCGGCTCAGGCGAGGGCGGATGCACACCAACGGCAGTTATCTCGTCTTCGTGCCTTCTCGTTGGCGGAGGATGTTCCGAGGAAGTCTGATACTCTTCTGCCGCCGCCGCTTCCGCCGCCGTTGGTGTTTCCGCGGTCTGTTTCTCCGTATGTCTCGCGGCGGAAGGTTGAGGACTCTTCGTGGAGCTTTGCGAGTCCGTTGGATGATCGACATCGTCGATTTCATCACCGCTTCTATAGTACTCCGCAGGTTGGACCTACTTACTACGGCGGCGGTATTTCTACTTCTGCTTTTGTTACTACCGGCTCTGTTAGTAGAAAACAGAGGAGTAGATTTTCGTTTTGGTCTAGTCTTTTCAGGTCCAGATCCGAGAAATTGGATACGGTTCCTCGTGATTCTTCTTGTGAACCTGCTTCCTCTTCGTCTTCGTCTTGGATTTCGTCGATTTTCTCcggaaggaaaaggaagaaacaatCGAAGTTTTGCACGATTGAAGAAGCAATTGATCAGAGGAAGAAGCCTCCACAGTCGCGATTCTTCTCTCGAGGAATGTCGCCGGCCGCAGGAGCGAGCGAGGCGGACGGAGATTATGACGATCGCCGCGACGGATCACAGTTGGCGAGTGGTTACTCCTCTGAGTCCTCGAAATGGAAACCGTCTCCAATTGCGTCTCACGGATCAACGGCGAGACGAGGGAGACAAGGATTGAGTCGGAACGTTTCGAGTCTCGCGTTTTGCTTGAGTCCACTGGTGAGAGCTAGCCCTAACCACCTCCACTGGAACCAGAAAGGACTGCCGCCAGAATTGGCGTACTCCGGCGAAGTTAGGGTTCAGGCGAAGCCTCATCTCTCCGAAGCGGCGTCGTTTAGCGCGAACCGGTCTCGAAAACTTGCGGATTTCGGAAGAGTCAATATCAACCGTTGA
- the LOC111778069 gene encoding 10 kDa chaperonin 1, chloroplastic-like: MASMFLTVKPFVNKIDSRTFLNQRIQSTRRTSLQVRAVSKKLEPAKVVPQGDRVLIRLEELPEKSAGGVLLPKSAVKFERYLLGEILSTGADAGELGQGKKVLFSDISAYEVDLGTDAKHVFCKASDLLAVVE; this comes from the exons ATGGCGTCAATGTTCTTGACTGTGAAGCCCTTTGTAAACAAAATAGATTCACGCACTTTCTTGAATCAGAGAATACAGA GCACTCGTAGAACTTCCCTTCAAGTCCGCGCTGTATCCAAGAAATTGGAACCCGCCAAG GTTGTTCCACAAGGGGATAGAGTCCTCATTCGGCTCGAGGAGCTTCCTGAG AAATCAGCAGGAGGAGTTCTATTGCCCAAGTCAGCCGTTAAATTCGAGCGTTATCTTTTGGGAGAG ATCCTCTCTACAGGTGCTGATGCTGGGGAATTGGGGCAAGGAAAGAAG GTTCTTTTCTCAGACATAAGTGCTTATGAG GTGGATTTAGGCACAGATGCAAAGCATGTCTTCTGCAAAGCAAGTGATTTACTGGCTGTTGTTGAGTAA
- the LOC111779145 gene encoding probable purine permease 11 isoform X2 — MTDNQQSILDEEETSGNELPLANLKRWEWWLFVSLNIFFLIVGQAAAVLLGRFYYDQGGSSKWMATIVQTAAFPILFIPFFLIRSPMDTSSSANPPSVLILLLIYFSLGSLMALDNWLYSAGLVYLSASTYSLVCASQLAFNAVFSYFINSQKFTILILNSVIILSSSSALLAVNDDPERPVGVSKPKYFIGFICSLAASALYALILSLMELSFQKVMKRETFSVVLEMQIYTSLVATIVSVLALFASAEWKSLPNEMASFGKGTVSYVLTLVGTAVAWQTCSVGIVTLIFVVSSLFSNAISTVSLAITPLAALIVFHDKMNGVKIIALFLAIWGFFTYLYQSYIDESKVQRRLNKTNEPRDERFLC, encoded by the exons ATGACAg ATAACCAACAATCAATActggatgaagaagaaacttcTGGTAATGAACTTCCTTTAGCTAATCTAAAACGCTGGGAATGGTGGCTCTTTGTGTCACTCAACATATTTTTCCTCATTGTGGGTCAAGCTGCTGCTGTTTTGCTAGGGAGATTTTACTATGATCAGGGTGGGAGTAGTAAATGGATGGCAACTATTGTTCAAACTGCTGCCTTCCCAATTCTTTTTATCCCCTTCTTCCTTATCCGTTCCCCCATGGATACTTCTTCTTCCGCTAACCCACCATCCGTGCTAATTCTTTTGTTAATCTATTTTTCGCTTGGTTCCCTTATGGCTCTTGATAACTGGTTGTATTCAGCTGGGCTGGTGTACCTTTCTGCCTCCACTTACTCACTTGTTTGTGCTAGCCAATTAGCTTTCAATGCAGTTTTCTCCTACTTCATCAACTCCCAAAAGTtcacaattttgattttaaactCTGTGATTATCCTTTCCTCGTCTTCTGCACTTTTAGCTGTCAACGATGATCCAGAACGTCCTGTTGGAGTCTCTAAGCCGAAATATTTCATTGGATTCATTTGTTCCCTTGCAGCTTCAGCTTTATATGCTTTAATCCTTTCTCTTATGGAGCTTTCCTTTCAGAAGGTTATGAAGAGGGAGACCTTTTCTGTGGTGTTGGAAATGCAAATCTATACATCTTTGGTTGCCACAATTGTCTCTGTTTTAGCTCTTTTCGCTAGTGCTGAATGGAAGAGTTTGCCTAATGAAATGGCAAGCTTTGGCAAGGGAACAGTTTCTTATGTGTTGACTTTGGTCGGGACAGCTGTGGCTTGGCAGACATGTTCGGTCGGCATCGTTACCTTGATTTTCGTCGTGTCGTCCCTCTTCTCCAATGCTATCAGTACTGTGTCCTTAGCCATTACGCCCCTTGCAGCTCTTATAGTTTTCCATGACAAGATGAATGGTGTGAAGATCATTGCTTTGTTTCTCGCCATATGGggtttttttacttatttatatCAAAGCTATATTGATGAATCCAAGGTACAAAGAAGGCTAAACAAAACTAATGAACCCCGTGATGAGAGGTTCCTTTGTTGA
- the LOC111779145 gene encoding probable purine permease 11 isoform X1: protein MTDNQQSIVEEEGTSDNQQSILDEEETSGNELPLANLKRWEWWLFVSLNIFFLIVGQAAAVLLGRFYYDQGGSSKWMATIVQTAAFPILFIPFFLIRSPMDTSSSANPPSVLILLLIYFSLGSLMALDNWLYSAGLVYLSASTYSLVCASQLAFNAVFSYFINSQKFTILILNSVIILSSSSALLAVNDDPERPVGVSKPKYFIGFICSLAASALYALILSLMELSFQKVMKRETFSVVLEMQIYTSLVATIVSVLALFASAEWKSLPNEMASFGKGTVSYVLTLVGTAVAWQTCSVGIVTLIFVVSSLFSNAISTVSLAITPLAALIVFHDKMNGVKIIALFLAIWGFFTYLYQSYIDESKVQRRLNKTNEPRDERFLC, encoded by the exons ATGACAg ATAACCAACAATCAATAGTAGAAGAAGAGGGAACTTCTG ATAACCAACAATCAATActggatgaagaagaaacttcTGGTAATGAACTTCCTTTAGCTAATCTAAAACGCTGGGAATGGTGGCTCTTTGTGTCACTCAACATATTTTTCCTCATTGTGGGTCAAGCTGCTGCTGTTTTGCTAGGGAGATTTTACTATGATCAGGGTGGGAGTAGTAAATGGATGGCAACTATTGTTCAAACTGCTGCCTTCCCAATTCTTTTTATCCCCTTCTTCCTTATCCGTTCCCCCATGGATACTTCTTCTTCCGCTAACCCACCATCCGTGCTAATTCTTTTGTTAATCTATTTTTCGCTTGGTTCCCTTATGGCTCTTGATAACTGGTTGTATTCAGCTGGGCTGGTGTACCTTTCTGCCTCCACTTACTCACTTGTTTGTGCTAGCCAATTAGCTTTCAATGCAGTTTTCTCCTACTTCATCAACTCCCAAAAGTtcacaattttgattttaaactCTGTGATTATCCTTTCCTCGTCTTCTGCACTTTTAGCTGTCAACGATGATCCAGAACGTCCTGTTGGAGTCTCTAAGCCGAAATATTTCATTGGATTCATTTGTTCCCTTGCAGCTTCAGCTTTATATGCTTTAATCCTTTCTCTTATGGAGCTTTCCTTTCAGAAGGTTATGAAGAGGGAGACCTTTTCTGTGGTGTTGGAAATGCAAATCTATACATCTTTGGTTGCCACAATTGTCTCTGTTTTAGCTCTTTTCGCTAGTGCTGAATGGAAGAGTTTGCCTAATGAAATGGCAAGCTTTGGCAAGGGAACAGTTTCTTATGTGTTGACTTTGGTCGGGACAGCTGTGGCTTGGCAGACATGTTCGGTCGGCATCGTTACCTTGATTTTCGTCGTGTCGTCCCTCTTCTCCAATGCTATCAGTACTGTGTCCTTAGCCATTACGCCCCTTGCAGCTCTTATAGTTTTCCATGACAAGATGAATGGTGTGAAGATCATTGCTTTGTTTCTCGCCATATGGggtttttttacttatttatatCAAAGCTATATTGATGAATCCAAGGTACAAAGAAGGCTAAACAAAACTAATGAACCCCGTGATGAGAGGTTCCTTTGTTGA
- the LOC111778911 gene encoding uncharacterized protein LOC111778911 isoform X2 — translation MFVLRSTGNPAKDLVDIINRNRTAAKLSRLSDSAGLGCIALQFANFCKGNCTSNNTVNCNPSSDNFTEVFAPDCGVELPTFDTITGHIVACQPDYLEPTEAFSQALIPDKKTLSLLWNKSHTEVGVGMVGVHKGPFLWCVLFSSGKTNSTFVLENHGLGIKQKRGCFSGSSVECSRAHSNGAFWNNIAIVMIFFIFQDLFFLIHGDVKSRD, via the exons ATG TTTGTTCTTCGCTCTACAGGAAACCCAGCTAAAGATCTCGTCGACATCATCAACAGAAACCGAACCGCTGCAAAGCTCTCTCGCCTAAGCGACAGTGCAGGTCTCGGGTGCATAGCGTTACAATTCGCCAACTTCTGCAAAGGAAACTGCACAAGCAACAACACAGTCAATTGCAATCCATCCTCAGACAACTTCACAGAAGTCTTCGCTCCAGATTGCGGTGTTGAGCTGCCAACTTTCGACACGATAACCGGTCACATTGTAGCATGTCAACCCGACTATCTCGAGCCAACAGAGGCCTTCTCTCAAGCGCTCATTCCCGACAAGAAAACGCTATCCCTATTGTGGAACAAATCTCATACAGAGGTAGGGGTAGGAATGGTTGGGGTCCATAAAGGGCCGTTCTTGTGGTGTGTTTTGTTCAGTAGTGGGAAGACAAATTCAACATTTGTTCTTGAAAATCATGGCTTGGGGATCAAGCAAAAGAGAGGATGCTTCAGTGGAAGCAGCGTTGAATGCAGTAGAGCTCACTCCAATGGAGCTTTTTGGAACAATATTGCCATTGTTATGATCTTTTTTATCTTCCAAGATTTGTTCTTTCTCATTCATGGTGATGTAAAAAGTAGGGATTGA
- the LOC111778686 gene encoding putative invertase inhibitor has translation MSSLSLSILPLLFFLFSNFAITQSSISNTSSLIYNTCKTSSDQDPNISFNFCLTSLRHGVVAAAKHGRSALDLRRLGLISLRLVRRNVSSTRHHIKKLRRNKHLNTLVKSCLADCLELYSDAIPILKDARRDYKGRRYFETNLKISSVMDDCSTCEDGFEEEGVISPLTNRNHNAFELSAIALSIINMLS, from the coding sequence atgtcttctctctctctctcaattctTCCCTtgttgttcttcctcttctccaattttgCCATCACTCAATCTTCCATTTCCAACACATCCTCCCTCATCTACAACACTTGCAAGACCAGCTCCGATCAAGACCCCAACATCTCCTTCAATTTCTGCCTAACATCTCTCCGACACGGGGTGGTCGCCGCCGCCAAGCATGGCCGTAGCGCCCTCGATCTCCGCCGCCTCGGCCTCATCTCCCTTCGCTTGGTTCGCCGTAACGTCAGCAGCACACGCCACCATATCAAGAAGTTGCGAAGAAATAAGCACCTCAACACTTTGGTTAAGTCCTGTTTGGCTGATTGTTTGGAGCTTTATTCTGATGCCATCCCAATACTGAAGGATGCTCGAAGAGATTATAAGGGTAGACGTTACTTCGAGACGAACTTGAAGATCAGCTCGGTTATGGATGATTGTTCGACTTGTGAAGATGGATTCGAGGAAGAAGGTGTGATTTCACCGTTGACTAATAGGAATCATAATGCCTTTGAATTATCAGCTATTGCACTCTCCATTATTAATATGCTTTCTTGA
- the LOC111778729 gene encoding 10 kDa chaperonin 2, chloroplastic-like has translation MYSFGIYFTLFXVVPQGDRVLIRLEELPEKSAGGVLLPKSAVKFERYLLGEILSTGADAGELGQGKKVLFSDISAYEVDLGTDAKHVFCKASDLLAVVE, from the exons ATGTA TTCTTTTGGTATCTATTTCACTCTGTTCNTG GTTGTTCCACAAGGGGATAGAGTCCTCATTCGGCTCGAGGAGCTTCCTGAG AAATCAGCAGGAGGAGTTCTATTGCCCAAGTCAGCCGTTAAATTCGAGCGTTATCTTTTGGGAGAG ATCCTCTCTACAGGTGCTGATGCTGGGGAATTGGGGCAAGGAAAGAAG GTTCTTTTCTCAGACATAAGTGCTTATGAG GTGGATTTAGGCACAGATGCAAAGCATGTCTTCTGCAAAGCAAGTGATTTACTGGCTGTTGTTGAGTAA
- the LOC111779053 gene encoding putative invertase inhibitor, whose protein sequence is MNPKSSSFPFMIIISMIIFNISTTIVVANFVEKTCKKCEKNNPNVDYEFCVSSFRSHPGSDSADLRKLGAISLHLIGNNVSNSAEYVEGLLHKKEVDPYKRARLNDCLEVYCEAVVSVEEGKKAYKEGRYDDVNIKVSSVMDAGRVCEDGFREKEGLSSPLTRWNNDTFKLTAIALSIINMLS, encoded by the coding sequence ATGAACCCCAAATCCTCATCATTTCCATTCATGATCATCATCTCCATGATCATCTTCAACATCTCTACCACCATTGTTGTTGCCAATTTCGTCGAAAAAACTTGCAAGAAATGCGAAAAGAACAACCCAAACGTCGACTACGAGTTCTGCGTTTCATCCTTCCGTTCCCACCCAGGTAGCGACTCGGCCGATCTTCGTAAACTCGGAGCCATCTCGTTACATTTGATTGGAAACAACGTGAGCAACTCGGCCGAGTACGTGGAAGGTCTATTGCATAAAAAGGAAGTAGATCCATACAAAAGGGCTAGGTTAAATGATTGCTTGGAGGTGTATTGTGAGGCAGTTGTTAGTGTAGAAGAAGGGAAGAAGGCATACAAGGAAGGGCGGTATGATGATGTTAATATCAAAGTGAGCTCAGTGATGGATGCTGGTAGGGTTTGTGAAGATGGGTTTAGGGAAAAAGAAGGCCTCTCATCGCCATTGACGAGGTGGAATAATGATACCTTTAAGTTGACTGCCATAGCTCTTTCAATTATCAATATGCTTTCTTAA
- the LOC111778911 gene encoding uncharacterized protein LOC111778911 isoform X1, which translates to MMMKKLCLLNCFGFCSLLLAVLVSSKYHGNPAKDLVDIINRNRTAAKLSRLSDSAGLGCIALQFANFCKGNCTSNNTVNCNPSSDNFTEVFAPDCGVELPTFDTITGHIVACQPDYLEPTEAFSQALIPDKKTLSLLWNKSHTEVGVGMVGVHKGPFLWCVLFSSGKTNSTFVLENHGLGIKQKRGCFSGSSVECSRAHSNGAFWNNIAIVMIFFIFQDLFFLIHGDVKSRD; encoded by the exons atgatgatgaagaagctcTGTTTGCTCAATTGCTTTGGTTTCTGTTCTCTTTTGCTTGCTGTTCTTGTTTCCTCCAAGTACCATG GAAACCCAGCTAAAGATCTCGTCGACATCATCAACAGAAACCGAACCGCTGCAAAGCTCTCTCGCCTAAGCGACAGTGCAGGTCTCGGGTGCATAGCGTTACAATTCGCCAACTTCTGCAAAGGAAACTGCACAAGCAACAACACAGTCAATTGCAATCCATCCTCAGACAACTTCACAGAAGTCTTCGCTCCAGATTGCGGTGTTGAGCTGCCAACTTTCGACACGATAACCGGTCACATTGTAGCATGTCAACCCGACTATCTCGAGCCAACAGAGGCCTTCTCTCAAGCGCTCATTCCCGACAAGAAAACGCTATCCCTATTGTGGAACAAATCTCATACAGAGGTAGGGGTAGGAATGGTTGGGGTCCATAAAGGGCCGTTCTTGTGGTGTGTTTTGTTCAGTAGTGGGAAGACAAATTCAACATTTGTTCTTGAAAATCATGGCTTGGGGATCAAGCAAAAGAGAGGATGCTTCAGTGGAAGCAGCGTTGAATGCAGTAGAGCTCACTCCAATGGAGCTTTTTGGAACAATATTGCCATTGTTATGATCTTTTTTATCTTCCAAGATTTGTTCTTTCTCATTCATGGTGATGTAAAAAGTAGGGATTGA